The following proteins come from a genomic window of Acomys russatus chromosome 17, mAcoRus1.1, whole genome shotgun sequence:
- the LOC127201056 gene encoding 60S ribosomal protein L37-like gives MTKGTSSFGKRRNKTHTLCRRCGSKAYHLQKSTCGKCGCPAKSKRKYTQSAKAKRRNTTGTGRTGRMRHLKIVYRRFRHGFREGTTPNPKRAAVAASSSS, from the coding sequence ATGACAAAAGGGACGTCATCCTTTGGGAAGCGTCGCAATAAGACGCACACATTGTGCCGTCGCTGTGGCTCCAAGGCCTACCACCTTCAGAAGTCGACCTGTGGCAAATGTGGCTGCCCTGCCAAGAGCAAGAGAAAGTATACCCAGAGTGCCAAGGCTAAGAGGCGGAACACAACTGGGACCGGGCGGACCGGGCGGATGAGACACCTAAAAATTGTCTACCGGAGATTCAGACATGGATTCCGTGAAGGAACAACACCTAACCCCAAGAGGGCAGCTGTTGCAGCATCCAGTTCATCTTGA